A genomic region of Maridesulfovibrio bastinii DSM 16055 contains the following coding sequences:
- the rlmN gene encoding 23S rRNA (adenine(2503)-C(2))-methyltransferase RlmN, translated as MIDILDYNREELENFVVNELGEPKFRAAQLWQWLWKKMARDFDSMTNLAKVLRGKLAETAEILWPEIEVVSTSKDGTIKFLLKLRDGAQIETVLIPGDGRYTQCLSTQVGCAMGCTFCSTGQMGFERNMTMSEILGQILVGRHYLSEHNLNELKNVVFMGMGEPLMNLKTMLKTMRAMNDDNGLSFSPRRITLSTVGFPKQLQTLGESDLCFPAISLHAPTQELRAKIMPKAAEVHLDDLMAALDRYPLKPRGRITYEYLLLGGVNDSIEHAKQLVKLLGQRKCKVNLIAYNPGDKPLYKKPSEKDILAFEKYLWSKNITTILRKSMGQDIQAACGQLKAENQKK; from the coding sequence ATGATTGATATATTAGATTATAATCGTGAAGAGCTGGAAAATTTTGTCGTAAACGAGCTTGGCGAGCCTAAATTCAGGGCTGCTCAGCTTTGGCAATGGCTCTGGAAGAAAATGGCGCGAGATTTTGATTCCATGACAAATCTTGCCAAAGTACTGCGCGGCAAGCTTGCAGAAACTGCTGAAATTCTGTGGCCTGAAATTGAAGTTGTCAGCACCAGTAAAGATGGAACTATAAAGTTTTTACTGAAATTACGCGATGGTGCACAGATTGAAACTGTTCTCATACCTGGTGACGGACGCTATACACAGTGTCTTTCAACTCAGGTTGGTTGTGCTATGGGCTGTACTTTTTGCAGTACCGGGCAGATGGGATTTGAACGCAATATGACCATGTCCGAAATTCTGGGGCAGATTCTTGTGGGACGCCACTATTTGAGTGAGCACAATCTCAACGAGCTTAAAAACGTGGTTTTTATGGGAATGGGTGAGCCGCTTATGAATTTAAAGACGATGCTCAAAACCATGCGCGCTATGAACGATGACAACGGCCTGAGTTTTTCACCAAGGCGTATAACCCTTTCCACTGTAGGCTTTCCCAAGCAGTTGCAGACTCTTGGTGAAAGCGACCTTTGTTTTCCGGCTATTTCTCTTCATGCTCCGACACAGGAGTTGCGGGCCAAAATTATGCCCAAGGCCGCGGAAGTCCACCTCGATGATCTGATGGCAGCTCTTGACCGTTATCCGTTGAAACCACGCGGGCGCATAACATACGAATACCTGCTTCTGGGCGGAGTAAATGATTCTATTGAACATGCTAAACAGCTTGTTAAACTGCTGGGACAGAGAAAGTGTAAGGTTAATCTTATTGCCTACAATCCCGGCGATAAACCACTTTATAAAAAGCCCAGTGAAAAGGATATTCTTGCTTTTGAGAAATACCTCTGGAGTAAAAATATCACTACAATCCTGAGAAAATCCATGGGGCAGGATATTCAAGCCGCATGTGGCCAGCTTAAAGCTGAAAATCAGAAAAAGTAA
- a CDS encoding phosphomannomutase/phosphoglucomutase, whose product MEINKEIFRAYDIRGIVNKDFDENWVEKLGQACGTWFTKHGWKRAVIGHDCRHSSAAYQAAIARGLNASGIDVVYLDLVPTPTFYFAVGHLNMHAGIMITASHNPPEFNGFKIWGGETTIHSGDIQEIYNIMKSGNFSEGTGLCSHHDIIPTYIKTLLSGLKIKRPVKVVVDGGNGAGGLIACELLKQAGAEVIPLYCEPDGDFPNHHPDPVVEENITDLKKAVVSHGAEAGIGLDGDADRIGAVDETGHLMPGDRLLAIYAREMLARRNDEIVIADVKCSHLLFEDIKKHGGRPLMAVTGHSIMKSKMLETGAPLGGEISGHIFFKDRFFGFDDGIYAALRLVEILSSTQTPISQMLADWPETFYTPEIRIDCPEELKFKVVEAALAYFKKHYEVISIDGARILVPGGWALIRASNTQAALTLRFESETESGLEKIRKIVETPLKEWISGKNLPA is encoded by the coding sequence ATGGAAATTAATAAAGAAATTTTCAGGGCCTACGATATCAGGGGAATTGTAAATAAAGATTTTGACGAGAACTGGGTTGAAAAACTTGGCCAAGCCTGCGGGACATGGTTCACTAAGCATGGTTGGAAAAGAGCTGTTATCGGTCATGACTGCCGCCACAGTTCCGCAGCGTATCAGGCGGCCATAGCCAGAGGCCTGAATGCTTCCGGCATAGATGTGGTATATCTTGATCTTGTACCGACACCGACATTTTACTTTGCTGTAGGACATCTCAATATGCATGCGGGCATAATGATTACCGCAAGCCACAACCCGCCTGAATTCAACGGCTTTAAAATATGGGGCGGAGAAACCACAATTCATTCCGGAGATATTCAGGAAATCTACAATATAATGAAATCCGGAAACTTTTCCGAGGGAACAGGATTATGCTCACACCACGACATAATTCCAACATACATAAAAACTCTGCTCTCAGGACTAAAAATCAAAAGACCTGTTAAAGTCGTTGTGGACGGTGGAAACGGTGCTGGCGGACTGATCGCCTGTGAGCTGCTTAAACAGGCCGGAGCCGAAGTTATCCCTCTCTATTGCGAGCCGGACGGAGATTTCCCAAACCACCATCCTGACCCTGTTGTTGAAGAAAATATAACTGACCTGAAAAAAGCTGTAGTCAGCCACGGAGCGGAAGCCGGAATTGGCCTTGATGGTGACGCAGACAGAATTGGGGCTGTTGATGAAACAGGGCACCTCATGCCCGGAGACAGACTGCTGGCAATTTACGCCCGTGAGATGCTCGCAAGGAGAAATGATGAGATTGTAATCGCAGATGTAAAATGCAGTCATCTCTTATTTGAAGATATAAAAAAACATGGCGGCAGACCTTTAATGGCGGTTACCGGGCATTCAATTATGAAAAGCAAAATGCTTGAAACAGGTGCGCCACTGGGGGGAGAGATTAGTGGGCATATCTTTTTTAAAGATCGTTTTTTCGGCTTTGATGATGGCATCTATGCTGCTTTAAGACTTGTTGAAATATTATCATCCACGCAGACACCTATTTCGCAGATGCTTGCAGACTGGCCGGAAACATTTTACACCCCCGAAATAAGAATAGACTGCCCCGAAGAATTGAAATTCAAAGTGGTCGAAGCTGCACTTGCATACTTTAAAAAACATTATGAAGTGATAAGCATAGATGGGGCTAGAATTCTTGTTCCCGGAGGATGGGCATTAATACGGGCCTCAAACACTCAGGCTGCGCTGACTCTGCGCTTTGAGTCCGAAACAGAGTCCGGTCTTGAAAAAATAAGAAAGATTGTGGAAACTCCATTAAAAGAATGGATTTCCGGTAAAAATCTACCGGCCTGA
- a CDS encoding DUF47 domain-containing protein, which translates to MSFHIPFLGLLSTNDPMEGLVKHYDKIAECIQIINDSVECYVTNGNTCKEFKELTEQIDTVEAQADKIKRSIRNHLPRSLFMTVDKTLFLNYTSSQDNVLDYAQDALHWLAMRRVEIPVEFQKDIIGLVSEINEVATSLGPALKTTISLINGKSIDREGTKNAFRKVRGQREKVKDLERSLSHKIFTSKMNFKDIYQLIHFVDCIDEMAHAAESCADILRSMIAR; encoded by the coding sequence ATGAGTTTTCACATCCCGTTCCTCGGCCTTCTTTCCACAAACGACCCGATGGAAGGTCTGGTAAAACACTATGATAAAATTGCCGAATGCATTCAGATCATTAACGATTCAGTTGAATGCTATGTAACCAACGGAAATACCTGCAAAGAGTTCAAAGAACTTACAGAACAGATTGATACCGTTGAAGCTCAGGCTGATAAAATAAAACGCAGCATCAGAAACCATCTTCCCCGCAGCCTCTTTATGACTGTCGATAAAACTCTGTTCCTTAACTACACAAGCTCTCAGGATAATGTTCTTGATTACGCTCAGGATGCATTGCACTGGCTTGCAATGCGCAGAGTTGAAATTCCAGTTGAATTTCAAAAAGATATTATCGGACTCGTTTCTGAAATAAATGAAGTAGCAACAAGCCTCGGACCTGCCCTTAAAACTACTATTTCCCTGATAAACGGTAAGTCCATTGACCGTGAGGGAACAAAAAACGCCTTCCGCAAAGTCCGTGGACAGCGTGAAAAAGTGAAAGACCTTGAAAGATCCCTTTCACACAAAATTTTTACTTCCAAAATGAATTTTAAAGATATCTACCAGCTGATTCATTTCGTCGACTGCATTGATGAAATGGCCCATGCTGCTGAAAGCTGCGCGGACATCCTCCGCTCAATGATCGCAAGATAA
- a CDS encoding phage regulatory CII family protein, whose protein sequence is MASKIDEVIQQIVLNGPIPSTELAEICGKSHKTLLREVNPEDKKAKLGAETLMKIMEVTGIIEPLKIMAQELNFDLVPEEDK, encoded by the coding sequence ATGGCTAGTAAGATTGATGAAGTTATACAGCAGATTGTTTTGAACGGCCCGATTCCTTCAACTGAATTGGCTGAAATTTGCGGGAAGAGTCATAAAACTCTGCTCAGAGAAGTTAATCCTGAAGATAAGAAAGCCAAACTCGGGGCTGAAACGCTGATGAAAATAATGGAAGTTACGGGTATAATTGAGCCTTTAAAAATTATGGCTCAGGAGCTTAATTTTGATCTGGTTCCCGAGGAAGACAAATAA
- a CDS encoding inorganic phosphate transporter produces MDIYDLFFYLALFAGFMMAFNLGANDVANSMASAVGAKAITVKQAVLIAGVLNFAGAVILGSHVTATVSKGIINPEAISDPKLIMIGMFASLIAAAGWVLISTLTALPVSSTHSIVGAILGFGLVAGGPDVVNWLKMVGIVMSWIISPFFAAAISYFIFSHIRKTILFKRNFIHQAKKWAPIWMALTVLLIALSFLYKTPVGKKLNLPFSGSLLLALAVAFVMWFIGKLMVSKLIGDPEEGAEAVERTFRKLQVGTSCYVALSQGANDVANAIGPVAAIYLISKEHQLLSTAQVPIGILILGGLGIAIGIALLGHKVMGTVGNKITVLTNTRGFAVDFGAATTVLAASNMGLPVSTTHASVGAVVGVGLARGFSAVNFKVLWKIVIYWLLTVPIAALTSIIIYTILKWTFLS; encoded by the coding sequence ATGGATATTTACGATCTTTTTTTCTATCTGGCCCTTTTTGCAGGTTTTATGATGGCATTCAACCTCGGGGCGAACGATGTAGCCAACTCAATGGCTTCCGCAGTGGGGGCAAAGGCTATAACCGTAAAACAGGCCGTACTTATTGCCGGAGTGCTTAACTTTGCCGGAGCCGTTATTCTCGGTTCACATGTTACGGCTACGGTAAGTAAAGGAATTATCAATCCCGAGGCCATTTCTGATCCTAAACTGATAATGATAGGGATGTTTGCCTCGCTCATTGCGGCGGCGGGGTGGGTTCTTATATCTACCCTGACAGCACTCCCGGTATCATCAACACATTCAATCGTCGGAGCAATTCTCGGTTTCGGGCTCGTGGCCGGCGGACCGGATGTAGTCAACTGGCTGAAAATGGTGGGCATTGTCATGTCATGGATTATTTCACCGTTTTTTGCAGCAGCTATATCCTATTTCATTTTCAGTCACATCAGAAAAACAATTTTATTTAAACGAAACTTTATCCATCAGGCTAAAAAATGGGCCCCGATATGGATGGCTTTAACCGTTCTTTTAATCGCCCTTTCTTTTCTCTATAAAACACCTGTTGGAAAAAAATTGAACCTGCCTTTCTCCGGTTCACTCCTGCTTGCTCTTGCTGTTGCTTTTGTCATGTGGTTCATAGGCAAATTAATGGTCAGCAAGCTTATTGGCGACCCGGAAGAAGGTGCTGAAGCCGTAGAGAGAACATTCCGCAAACTGCAGGTCGGCACGTCATGCTATGTGGCCCTGTCTCAGGGAGCCAACGATGTAGCCAATGCCATCGGTCCTGTTGCGGCAATCTACCTTATTTCCAAAGAACATCAGCTTCTTTCTACAGCTCAGGTTCCCATAGGAATTCTTATCCTCGGCGGACTCGGTATTGCCATCGGTATCGCACTGCTCGGACACAAGGTTATGGGAACAGTGGGTAACAAAATCACAGTACTTACAAATACCAGAGGTTTTGCAGTTGACTTCGGAGCAGCAACAACAGTTCTTGCCGCCTCAAACATGGGACTCCCGGTATCAACAACCCATGCCTCTGTCGGTGCGGTTGTGGGTGTCGGTCTGGCCAGAGGATTCAGCGCCGTCAATTTCAAAGTACTCTGGAAAATAGTTATATACTGGCTGCTCACAGTACCGATTGCGGCACTGACAAGTATTATTATTTATACTATCCTTAAGTGGACTTTTCTTTCTTAA
- the rnhA gene encoding ribonuclease HI, which yields MSRKNVLIYTDGSCLGNPGPGGYGAVLIYNENRKELAQGYLKTTNNRMEMRAVIAALESLKEPCDVTLYTDSQYVKNAITKKWLENWQKNGWKTAAKKPVKNKDLWIQFLPLIKKHNVDFRWVKGHAGHPENERCDELARTAASSGDKLEDTED from the coding sequence ATGTCACGGAAGAATGTTTTGATTTATACTGACGGATCGTGTCTCGGAAATCCCGGTCCCGGCGGATACGGTGCCGTGCTTATATACAATGAGAACCGCAAGGAACTCGCACAGGGATACCTGAAAACAACAAACAACAGGATGGAAATGCGTGCTGTTATAGCCGCCCTTGAATCCCTTAAAGAACCCTGTGATGTGACTCTCTACACAGATTCGCAATATGTAAAAAACGCGATAACTAAAAAATGGCTGGAAAACTGGCAGAAAAACGGCTGGAAAACAGCAGCCAAAAAGCCGGTTAAGAATAAAGACTTATGGATTCAGTTCCTGCCACTGATAAAAAAACACAATGTGGATTTCAGATGGGTTAAAGGTCATGCGGGTCACCCTGAAAATGAACGCTGCGATGAGCTGGCCCGAACAGCCGCTTCTTCAGGCGATAAGCTTGAAGATACTGAAGATTAA
- a CDS encoding ATP-binding protein has product MLKNSLHMRIMLWGWAILICALLLTLWFYYGTVASELTSSQEQSTERLLEYVKWRINKSDSQKGSAAFQDEMTRLGSRLGIRITYIINGKVVADSKVSDERLRTLDDHSSRPEVIEAVRSGKGENIRHSATLDTKMLYVAAQMPGKGNILRLAMPYSKIGQRLSRVKTSFFIIFIFIALGSALVTFILGRRTTRAVQSLSETAQAIGNGDYSKRIRVIPGGEFYPLAQSINTMAHRIKKHIKIIEDQKGQLDAIFENMHEGVMVLNYKGQIESVNQSLVDMFPSARKCEGRNPLEVLMRHEIQDAVDSILADIDGEKRSLIIELPDGRSISASIVAFTDYKDRRKVLLVFHDISEIRKVEKVLRDFVSNASHQLRTPLTSIKGYSETLIDNPPQDEAVLKNFLSIIRNNADHMSKVITGMFALARSEYSGKKLKNEPTSLVSTLNQSIGDVAHQAAEKGIVINCSNIPDVDVLGSHEGLVQIFDNLLENAVKYAPENTDISIETTTHENDVFVKVIDKGPGIPHAEQDRIFEKFFKLDENAIDNGSSGLGLAICRSLVRNFNGDIWVESPVDTTTKEGSAFCVKLKKTA; this is encoded by the coding sequence ATGCTAAAAAATTCATTACACATGAGAATTATGCTCTGGGGATGGGCCATTCTTATATGTGCCCTGCTTCTCACTTTGTGGTTTTACTATGGAACTGTTGCGTCCGAGCTGACCTCCTCGCAGGAGCAATCCACAGAGAGGCTGCTGGAATACGTTAAGTGGCGAATTAATAAAAGCGACTCCCAAAAAGGATCCGCAGCCTTTCAGGATGAAATGACCAGACTTGGTTCCAGACTCGGAATCAGGATAACTTATATAATAAACGGCAAAGTTGTTGCCGATTCCAAGGTTTCGGATGAACGGCTGAGAACTTTAGATGACCATTCTTCACGGCCTGAAGTTATAGAAGCTGTCCGTTCCGGTAAAGGTGAAAATATACGGCACAGTGCGACACTGGATACCAAAATGCTTTATGTCGCCGCACAGATGCCCGGCAAGGGAAACATACTTCGCCTTGCAATGCCTTACTCCAAAATAGGGCAGCGGCTCAGCAGGGTGAAAACAAGTTTCTTCATAATTTTTATTTTCATTGCGCTCGGCTCAGCCCTTGTGACTTTCATTCTCGGCCGCAGAACCACCCGTGCGGTACAATCTCTTTCCGAAACTGCACAGGCCATAGGCAATGGCGATTACAGCAAGCGCATCCGGGTCATTCCCGGAGGTGAATTCTATCCCCTTGCCCAATCCATAAACACTATGGCCCACAGAATTAAAAAACATATAAAAATCATAGAGGACCAGAAAGGACAACTTGATGCTATTTTTGAAAATATGCACGAGGGGGTCATGGTCCTGAACTACAAAGGACAGATTGAATCAGTCAATCAATCTCTGGTGGATATGTTTCCTTCCGCCCGCAAATGCGAGGGCCGCAATCCGCTGGAAGTTCTTATGCGCCATGAAATTCAGGACGCTGTGGACAGCATTCTGGCTGACATTGACGGGGAAAAAAGAAGCCTGATCATTGAACTGCCTGATGGCAGATCAATAAGTGCCTCAATTGTCGCTTTCACCGACTACAAGGACCGCCGCAAAGTTCTTCTGGTCTTCCATGACATAAGCGAAATCCGCAAAGTTGAGAAAGTGCTCCGCGACTTTGTTTCCAATGCCTCCCACCAGCTCAGAACACCTTTAACAAGTATAAAAGGGTATTCTGAGACACTGATCGACAATCCTCCTCAGGATGAAGCTGTTCTTAAAAATTTTCTGAGTATTATCCGTAATAATGCCGACCATATGTCCAAAGTTATTACCGGTATGTTTGCTCTTGCAAGAAGCGAATACTCTGGAAAGAAACTGAAAAATGAACCCACATCGCTTGTTTCCACTCTTAATCAGAGCATAGGCGATGTCGCCCATCAGGCCGCTGAAAAGGGAATTGTCATCAACTGCTCCAATATACCGGACGTAGATGTTCTCGGTTCCCACGAAGGTTTAGTTCAAATCTTCGACAACCTGCTTGAGAATGCAGTTAAGTATGCGCCTGAAAACACGGATATATCAATTGAGACGACAACTCATGAAAATGATGTATTTGTAAAAGTTATCGATAAGGGTCCAGGAATACCGCACGCCGAACAGGATCGTATCTTCGAGAAATTTTTCAAGCTCGATGAAAATGCCATTGATAATGGCAGCTCAGGTCTTGGTCTTGCAATCTGCCGCAGTCTGGTCCGCAACTTCAATGGTGATATCTGGGTTGAAAGCCCGGTAGACACGACAACAAAGGAAGGCTCGGCTTTCTGCGTAAAGCTGAAAAAAACAGCCTAG
- a CDS encoding tetratricopeptide repeat protein, whose amino-acid sequence MKFFFRIVHFLILLTILTTVNVSASKSVFIGNFESQDNATGYLFSSLLKDSMMKQGLNCVVNGTTPDKARYSVNGIIETGDSNASYSAILSDRFNLEPDLFFKGVQKGGSSLQPAADKLSSSIASKINQNVITAIDVSGELRLTPGAVIAISEILPGEKADVANIIAARIILENCGLFRSARIFLESGNKGKILHFLINEGPMLSARNIEGTGSEKTKESLLKSSRNSLPSFRIFPENVNATCLSGLPAFKAGELITDFEQVSDQKELVSILEKIINVSEKIRQDVAEYSNERRSESIILVKLCSLLNSDKVKKLDRYFRTLLRKADTEEKVEHVVNLTALIDRSIETASRIEEIIGSRLFLEKPHSPASPMILEFLGNLASMQGENDKAESLYQMAINSSGLPVPARLLINLAECRYRSLNRSSGDKILEMLEPQLAPQVSIKNSTKARIKELNLLSKLCMQVENVADNSKFEALLAKGHALISLRRADLAEPLFHQLHGLHPDDARPFTGFARLAIQRSGKMSSAKTYLEKSRDLKNKDSMYYELGLGYVLDRIINEALPDFEESGKTSDQASAILFLLPDAFNYAKGYGKFNPGQSAIIESALRIFKDWINSPENTASNAFDNLFLRAGELRDEYPQSNDCAAAEIFNSIFASRNGTQSIESEDINMASIKNTPQNATQILKLLRLNVLINNMNNNPDKKLSEAVVSSVQSIAPGYTNRRTAITTQADGLVMAGLYMNNNATINKAKSLYYMVAEELNGCEKVRVLNNLGVISALIGHKDEADDLFNESMDANHRCSVIASDNKSFIHNQPVTNSTAEKIETTSEHSKINGFFAVLKDRASLTPVYSKFGKLNLIFDYKSSPWLDLDKIKSGKKVLLLEGNKIQKNNAD is encoded by the coding sequence ATGAAATTTTTTTTTCGTATCGTACATTTCCTTATCCTGCTGACAATACTGACAACTGTAAACGTATCTGCTTCAAAATCAGTTTTTATCGGAAACTTTGAATCTCAGGATAACGCAACGGGATATCTTTTTTCATCACTGCTTAAAGATTCCATGATGAAACAAGGCCTTAACTGTGTTGTGAATGGAACCACGCCGGATAAAGCCAGATATTCTGTAAATGGAATAATTGAAACCGGAGACAGTAACGCTTCTTATTCCGCAATATTAAGTGATAGATTCAACCTTGAGCCGGACCTCTTTTTTAAAGGAGTCCAAAAGGGTGGTTCAAGTCTGCAACCTGCTGCGGACAAGCTGTCTTCTTCCATTGCCTCCAAAATCAATCAAAACGTGATCACAGCAATTGATGTTTCAGGAGAATTACGTCTTACCCCCGGTGCAGTCATAGCGATTTCCGAAATACTTCCCGGAGAAAAAGCTGATGTCGCAAATATAATAGCGGCAAGAATAATTCTTGAAAACTGCGGACTTTTCCGTTCCGCAAGGATTTTTCTTGAATCCGGTAACAAAGGAAAAATTCTTCATTTCCTTATAAATGAAGGGCCGATGCTCTCAGCTAGAAATATTGAAGGAACAGGTTCTGAAAAGACAAAAGAATCACTGCTTAAAAGTTCCAGAAATTCTCTACCGTCTTTCAGAATATTCCCTGAAAATGTAAACGCCACCTGTCTTTCTGGATTACCGGCCTTTAAAGCCGGAGAGCTTATAACTGATTTTGAGCAGGTATCAGACCAGAAAGAACTGGTTTCCATTTTAGAAAAAATCATCAATGTTTCTGAAAAAATACGTCAGGATGTAGCTGAATATTCAAATGAAAGGCGAAGTGAAAGCATCATTCTGGTTAAGCTTTGTTCCCTGCTCAACTCCGATAAAGTTAAGAAACTCGACAGATATTTTCGCACGCTGCTCCGCAAGGCTGATACCGAAGAAAAAGTTGAACATGTTGTGAACCTCACAGCACTGATAGACCGATCAATTGAAACCGCTTCCCGGATTGAAGAAATTATCGGCAGCAGGCTCTTTCTGGAAAAACCGCACTCACCGGCCTCCCCTATGATTCTGGAGTTTCTCGGTAATCTGGCCTCAATGCAGGGAGAAAATGATAAGGCTGAATCTTTGTACCAGATGGCTATAAACTCTTCCGGCCTTCCGGTACCCGCCCGTCTGCTTATAAATCTTGCTGAATGCAGATACAGAAGCCTCAACCGTAGCTCAGGAGATAAAATTTTAGAAATGCTTGAACCGCAGCTTGCGCCGCAGGTCAGCATAAAAAACAGCACCAAGGCAAGAATCAAGGAACTTAATTTACTTTCAAAATTATGTATGCAGGTCGAAAACGTAGCTGACAACAGTAAATTTGAGGCCCTGCTTGCAAAAGGGCATGCCCTGATCTCATTACGCCGGGCTGATCTGGCTGAACCGCTTTTTCATCAGCTTCACGGCCTTCATCCTGACGATGCCAGACCTTTTACAGGTTTTGCCCGTCTGGCTATCCAACGTTCAGGAAAAATGTCTTCCGCAAAAACATATCTGGAAAAAAGCCGGGATCTTAAAAATAAAGACAGCATGTATTATGAACTTGGTCTGGGATATGTGCTGGACCGTATTATCAATGAAGCTCTGCCCGACTTTGAAGAATCCGGAAAAACATCCGATCAGGCTTCAGCAATTCTCTTCCTGCTGCCTGATGCCTTTAACTATGCAAAGGGATACGGAAAATTTAATCCGGGACAATCCGCAATTATAGAATCCGCATTAAGAATTTTTAAAGACTGGATTAATTCTCCAGAGAACACAGCTTCCAATGCCTTTGATAATTTATTCCTGCGGGCCGGGGAATTGAGAGATGAATATCCACAATCAAACGATTGTGCCGCTGCTGAAATTTTCAACTCCATATTTGCTTCCCGCAACGGAACACAGTCAATTGAGTCAGAAGATATCAATATGGCCTCAATCAAAAATACACCGCAGAATGCAACCCAGATTCTAAAACTGCTGCGCCTGAATGTCCTGATAAACAACATGAACAACAATCCGGATAAAAAACTTTCCGAAGCTGTCGTATCTTCGGTTCAATCCATAGCGCCGGGATACACAAACCGTAGAACTGCCATAACAACGCAGGCCGATGGCCTTGTAATGGCCGGATTATATATGAACAACAATGCAACCATAAATAAGGCTAAATCGCTTTATTACATGGTGGCAGAAGAATTAAACGGCTGTGAAAAAGTTCGTGTACTAAATAATTTAGGCGTAATTTCAGCCCTGATCGGACATAAGGATGAGGCTGACGATCTCTTCAACGAATCTATGGATGCAAATCACAGATGCTCAGTTATCGCTTCAGATAATAAAAGTTTCATCCATAATCAGCCTGTGACCAACTCCACAGCTGAAAAAATAGAGACTACCTCTGAACATTCTAAAATAAATGGATTTTTTGCTGTTCTAAAAGACAGGGCTTCTTTAACCCCGGTGTACAGCAAATTTGGAAAGCTTAATCTTATTTTTGATTACAAGTCTTCACCATGGCTTGACCTTGATAAAATCAAGTCCGGGAAAAAGGTATTATTGCTGGAAGGAAATAAAATCCAAAAAAATAATGCTGACTGA
- a CDS encoding tyrosine-type recombinase/integrase, protein MKLITSIDIFIQHCEYERGLAEYSLKAYKLDLKQFCIHCYKIKKDISIKEIDRSVIRSYLKYLYSLYKPKSIKRKIASLKSFLSFNEQEDYIEVNPFNKLRLKLEKEKLLPRVISREDLELILKAVYNNYRLKLESHKSISESIRDIAILELLFSSGMRVSELCSLKFEDVDLPSGQVKVSGKGKRERVIPICGKEVLNSLRLYIKEYSPWLERDKSFFLNRDKHGMSTQSVRLLIKKYCYLAGITTNITPHMFRHTVATLLLENGVDIRNIQCLLGHSSLSVTEIYTHVSQSSQREILKNKHPRKEFLKGVNRR, encoded by the coding sequence GTGAAGCTTATAACGTCTATAGATATTTTTATTCAGCATTGTGAATATGAAAGAGGCTTGGCAGAATACAGTTTAAAAGCTTATAAGTTAGATTTAAAACAATTCTGTATACATTGCTATAAAATTAAAAAAGATATTAGTATAAAAGAAATAGATAGGTCTGTAATACGCAGTTATTTAAAGTATCTTTATAGTTTGTATAAACCAAAGAGCATTAAAAGAAAAATAGCCAGCTTAAAAAGTTTTTTATCATTTAATGAACAGGAAGATTATATTGAAGTTAACCCGTTTAATAAACTGCGTTTGAAGCTTGAAAAAGAAAAATTGCTTCCAAGAGTAATTTCAAGAGAAGATTTAGAACTGATACTCAAGGCTGTTTACAATAATTATAGATTAAAATTGGAATCACATAAAAGCATAAGTGAATCAATAAGAGATATTGCTATATTAGAACTTCTATTTTCGAGTGGCATGAGAGTTTCAGAATTATGCAGCCTAAAATTTGAAGATGTCGATCTACCTTCCGGGCAAGTTAAGGTCTCAGGCAAGGGTAAGAGAGAGCGAGTGATACCTATCTGCGGTAAAGAAGTTTTAAATTCTCTCAGATTATACATCAAAGAATACAGTCCCTGGCTCGAACGGGACAAAAGCTTTTTTTTAAACCGGGACAAGCACGGAATGTCTACGCAATCCGTCAGGCTGTTAATAAAAAAATATTGCTACCTAGCTGGAATAACAACAAATATTACACCACATATGTTTCGCCATACCGTAGCAACACTGCTGCTAGAAAACGGAGTCGATATAAGAAATATACAATGCCTCCTAGGGCACAGCTCGCTCTCAGTCACAGAAATCTATACCCACGTCAGCCAGTCTTCACAGAGAGAAATACTAAAAAATAAGCATCCAAGAAAAGAATTCTTAAAGGGGGTGAATCGTCGATAA